One Arthrobacter sp. StoSoilB20 DNA segment encodes these proteins:
- a CDS encoding amino acid permease, translating to MTNPITDHTVPAQSHASEKALHKEDSGYHKDLKPRQIQMIAIGGAIGTGLFLGAGGRLNAAGPSLVIAYAVCGFFAFLILRALGELVLHRPSSGSFVSYAREFYGEKAAFISGWFYWINWATTTIVDITAVALYMNFFGKYIAWMGAVPQWAWALIALVVVLCLNLVSVKVFGEMEFWFALIKVAALVAFLLVGTYFVIFGTPVEGQEVGFSLISDNGGIFPNGILPMIILMQGVLFAYASIELVGTAAGETANPEKIMPKAINSVVFRIAVFYVGSVILLALLLPYTSYEKGVSPFVTFFGSIGVEGVDVIMNLVVLTAALSSLNAGLYSTGRILRSMSVAGSAPKFAQRMNKAGVPYGGIAITAGVSLLGVPLNYLVPSDAFEIVLNVASVGIIVTWATIVLCQMQLKRWSDKGWVKRPSFRLFGAPYTGWLSLVFLLGVLIMVFIESPLTMLVTAIACGLMVWGWFLCRKQIHELAATRDGYTGSAPVIANRPLPGGDK from the coding sequence ATGACCAACCCCATCACGGACCACACGGTCCCGGCCCAGTCGCACGCCAGCGAGAAAGCCCTCCACAAAGAGGACTCCGGCTACCACAAGGACCTCAAGCCCCGCCAGATCCAGATGATCGCGATCGGCGGCGCAATCGGTACCGGCCTGTTCCTGGGCGCCGGTGGCCGGCTGAACGCGGCCGGTCCGTCGCTCGTCATCGCCTACGCCGTCTGTGGCTTCTTCGCTTTCCTGATCCTCCGCGCACTGGGCGAACTGGTGCTGCACCGCCCCTCGTCGGGATCGTTCGTCTCCTACGCCCGTGAGTTCTACGGCGAGAAGGCTGCCTTCATTTCCGGCTGGTTCTACTGGATCAACTGGGCCACCACCACCATTGTCGATATCACCGCAGTGGCCCTGTACATGAACTTCTTCGGCAAGTACATCGCTTGGATGGGCGCCGTTCCGCAGTGGGCCTGGGCGCTCATTGCCCTGGTAGTGGTCCTCTGCCTGAACCTGGTTTCCGTGAAGGTCTTCGGCGAAATGGAGTTCTGGTTCGCTTTGATCAAGGTGGCCGCACTGGTGGCGTTCCTCCTTGTGGGCACCTACTTCGTCATCTTCGGCACCCCTGTGGAGGGCCAGGAAGTCGGCTTCAGCCTCATCTCCGATAACGGCGGCATCTTCCCGAACGGCATCCTGCCCATGATCATCCTGATGCAGGGCGTGCTCTTCGCTTACGCCTCGATCGAGCTCGTGGGTACCGCTGCCGGTGAAACCGCCAACCCGGAAAAGATCATGCCCAAGGCCATCAACTCCGTGGTCTTCCGCATCGCCGTCTTCTACGTTGGCTCGGTCATCCTGCTGGCACTGCTGCTCCCCTACACCTCTTACGAGAAGGGCGTCAGCCCGTTCGTGACGTTCTTCGGTTCCATTGGCGTGGAGGGCGTGGATGTGATCATGAACCTCGTGGTGCTGACGGCCGCGTTGTCGTCACTGAACGCCGGCCTCTACTCCACCGGCCGTATCCTCCGCTCCATGTCCGTAGCCGGTTCTGCCCCCAAGTTCGCCCAGCGCATGAACAAGGCAGGTGTCCCTTACGGTGGCATCGCCATCACCGCCGGCGTTTCCCTGCTCGGTGTTCCGCTGAACTACCTGGTCCCGTCCGACGCCTTCGAAATCGTCCTCAACGTCGCATCCGTGGGCATCATCGTCACCTGGGCCACCATCGTCCTCTGCCAGATGCAGCTGAAGCGCTGGTCGGACAAGGGCTGGGTGAAACGCCCCTCCTTCCGGTTGTTCGGTGCTCCGTACACAGGTTGGCTGTCCTTGGTCTTCCTGCTCGGCGTGCTGATTATGGTGTTCATTGAATCCCCGCTGACCATGCTGGTCACCGCCATCGCCTGCGGGCTCATGGTCTGGGGTTGGTTCCTGTGCCGCAAGCAGATCCATGAGCTTGCAGCCACCCGCGACGGCTACACCGGCAGCGCGCCGGTCATCGCCAACCGCCCGCTTCCCGGCGGCGACAAGTAA
- a CDS encoding FadR/GntR family transcriptional regulator — protein MAVTDEAISKIKDMLIRGELKAGDRLPPEKELSERLGLSRSSLREAVKALELIRVLDVRRGDGTYVTSLDAKLLNEAVAFVVDLHQDRSILELFEVRRILEPATAHLAAGKITHGELLALRSTMDGIDENTEVEELVAHDLEFHSIITEAAGNDYLGSLLEALSSSTVRARIWRGLTQEKAVAHTLAEHHAIADALERGDAELVRALVTVHISGVENWLRQAL, from the coding sequence ATGGCTGTCACAGACGAGGCGATCAGCAAGATCAAAGACATGCTGATCCGCGGAGAACTCAAAGCCGGCGATCGTCTTCCGCCGGAGAAGGAACTGAGCGAGCGGCTCGGCCTGTCGCGGAGTTCCCTGCGCGAGGCGGTGAAGGCGCTCGAACTGATCCGCGTGCTGGACGTGCGCCGCGGCGACGGCACCTACGTGACCAGCCTCGACGCGAAGCTGCTCAATGAGGCCGTGGCATTCGTGGTGGACCTGCACCAAGACCGGTCCATCCTGGAACTCTTTGAGGTCCGACGAATCCTGGAACCGGCCACGGCACATTTGGCGGCGGGAAAAATCACCCACGGCGAGCTCCTGGCCCTGCGAAGCACCATGGACGGCATCGACGAGAACACCGAAGTCGAGGAACTCGTTGCCCATGACCTGGAGTTTCACAGCATCATCACCGAAGCCGCCGGAAACGACTACCTCGGAAGCCTCCTGGAGGCCCTTTCCAGCAGCACGGTCCGGGCACGGATCTGGCGCGGGCTGACACAGGAAAAGGCCGTGGCGCATACCTTGGCCGAGCATCACGCGATTGCGGACGCCTTGGAACGGGGAGATGCTGAGCTGGTCCGGGCACTGGTGACGGTACACATCAGCGGCGTGGAGAACTGGCTGCGGCAGGCCCTCTAA